The sequence CTCTCTGTCGTCAATGCTGAACATGTGACACCAATTGACTCTAGCATTTCTGAAATAACTTCATCAGATAAAATCTGAAACCTCTGTACTGTTCCTCTGTCACATGTTTGAACATATTTCTAGGCAACATTGTATAATTTTTCCATCAACTATGCTGAATGATAATGGCTTTACAGATACACGATTGTGCCAACTGAAATACTCCATGTGGACTTTTTCTTTCCATCATAGACTAAAGACGGCATGATCACTGCAGCATTCATTCATGAAAGCATGGCTGCCTTTTGCCTTAGCGCATTTCAGTTAGGCTGTGACAGGGCTTCAAAATTAAACTTCACTGAGAGACATTATTACTTAATGCCACCCTGCTGCCAGTTAAGACCCCTGTCTGCGACAATGTCAGCTAGCAGTCTTGACAAGGAAAGGGTAATTTGCCAGTcgtccctcatttctttatattgtgctaggaaattattttatttctcgaAATATGTGCAAACGTGCatgttttgctatttttcagTTAAACAAATGGTAGCAGACTCCtaataacaaagtgcctaaataTATAGCTTTTCATCCCCAGAGTCAGGtgctttttttatgcttgagttATAGATAAGCGTCAAACAGATTAACAAACcaacacaattaaaacaaaaaacaaaaaaacataaaaacatggaaATGGTCAGGACTTCAAATTAATGCTGCGACTACataaccaaaacacacacacacacacacacacacacacacacacacacacacacacacacacatacatacatacatacatacatacatatgtatgtatatgtgtatatcatAAACTGCTGCTTGCTCAAAATacagattgttgttgtttcttcttACTCGGATAAAGCAATAAAGTAAAAGGTTTTTGGTatgtggaatttttttttagcctttatgAACTACATGCTCAACTTACATATTGAAGCCTTACTTTAGATTTGATTGAATTAGTTTTATTCCACATCAAAACAGAGCACTGTATAAGGATACATATGCAATGCAGTGTGTTACAGCGCAAGCACCCTCAAAACATTACGATATGACGACTTATACAcctaaatgaaagaaatttccTTCCAATATTTTGTACTTGACTTATGATGCAAGGAAGGTAAATTGTCTATGAGGCCTGTTAAGCTCTATACAAATAATGTCTCATATGTTGCTGGAGGATATAAATGTGATTATATGATTGCTCAGGGCATTACATAACGAGTTGAAGAAGGTGGATTATCTTTGAAGAGAGAAACCAGATACAATCAAGAATGTTGCATGTGTCACTCAAGTGCAAGAGAGCTTCTACCCAGCACATGATGAGTCCTTAAACTGGAATCTCTTTGATGAGATAATCACCAAAACgtggaaacacagtgagaacaAAACGTATCCAGATACTGTAAGCATTAGACATGTGAGGCACTGAGGGGACAACAGTCAGCAGCACCCTTTACTCACTGTAAAACAGTGAGCAAAGCATCACATACACAAAACTAACAAAAGCATTGTAGGTGGCTTTATGCAGATTTACAGACTAAATAttagagtgctgatgtttaatCTTGCATGTCAAGGATGTGGGCAGTGCACAGAGGAAGGTGGTTTGCATTGCTTTAGTCAGCTCGGCCGCGTAAAATTGATGTTCAAGTATAAAACTGGGAACAGGCTGTGTTTGCTCACTTCATCCCAAGAAAGCAGACACTGTTTCAAAGAGCAGTAAAGGGCATGGCAGATATGGTGctgttacataaaataaaaaattgtgaaagaaattttaaaaaaaagaatttggtAAAAAAAGAATCCTAAATTGAGTATGAATCTCTACAATGTAGTATAACCCTTACTGACAAGTGTGTTCACCTGACGCCAGTTTCATGCCTGGACAGAGCACACGGCTGTCACACATAACTGATTTTCAGTGCAGCATTAAATAAGCAGTAGTATTCTTTATTCCAGCTGCAAATATAGCTTCTGGTGtaatatttactgtttttaaccCATTGGACAACTTTGATATAATGGCATTTTAAGAAGTCATACTGGGTTAGTATAGTGATGCAATCTGATTATTTCCTGCTGCCTGTTCTAGGAATAACGTCCCctacttttaacaggaagagcagagcagcaggtaaggAGTGGTTTAGCTCATGAAAGATAACACGAGCACACACCTTGCTTGTGAGTGGTAGAGAGAGTCACACCCCCTCCCAAAGTTCACAATATATAAGATGCTGACAGCCAGCTTGAAGTCACAGCTGAGTGAGGACCCTACCTGAGGAGCGATCagagcatcgtcagaagaaagtCATCAAGATGGGAAACTGCTGTGAAAGAGCTGGAAATTTCTTCGGCCCGCAGAACAACACCTATATACGTGTTAGTTTACCGGCTGTTTGCTTCGTCTGGCAGATTGCTATGGTTATTCTCTTTGGAGTTTTTATCCGGTATGACGAGGAATCGGATGAAAAAGGATGGCATGAGTTCAAAAGGAGTCATAACATCACCAGCAACATTGAGAATGACTTCTACTTCAGATATCCAAGTAAGTACAACAACAGACAGCCTTTAAGaaatctcttttttattttcaagtgCATTTGCTACTTGTAGCATATGCATGCTAAACGTAGCTCggacatgcatgcatgcactttTGGGATACATGTAtgtgtgaataaataaaagtgccgTGTTTTCTCGCTTAATGCTGTGAAAGCAGACACTGTTGTCTGAGATCTTTGGCAGTTTCCACTGATGTCTAAGGGATGACGGTGAATTCCTCCCCCACcaatatttacaacaacaataatgataataatcatttttactttcaaagGCTGAATACTTTTACAGAaggtatctttttttttgtatgccacaggggggaaaaaagctggaAATAGTAATAAAAGATAATGATggcaatgatgataataataaaacatactTTTTTCAGGCTTATGTGCGGTAATGTGGCAGTACTTAACTACTGAAAATGTTGTAATGTGCAATGTCCCTGAGAAACTAACAGATTGTCTGCCCAGTGATCTACGTGCTGACATCCTTAAAGAAGAGTTTACATTAAACTGGAAATATTaatataacttaaaaaaaaagaaataaagtgttAAACAACATTTCAGACTCCTTCTGTTTTActcaatattaataataataaaaggcaGGTGGGATcgcaaaaacactgaaattttttttttttaaatctctgcagGCTTCCAGGACGTCCATGTCATGATCTTTGTAGGCTTCGGCTTTCTCATGACTTTCCTGAAGCGCTACAGCTTCGGTGGCGTGGGATTTAACTTTCTAATCGCCGCCTTTGGTCTACAGTGGGCTCTCCTCATGCAAGGTTGGTTCCACAGTTTGGACCCCGTCACtggaaaaatcaccatcggaaTTGAGAGGTAAGTGCCATCGCTCCTTGGTGAGTTATGTAATTCAAAAATGAAACCACATTCTTTAACTTGTAAATGTTAATAACTGGCTTGAACTGTGGTTGCTTTCCTTCAGTCTGATTAACGCTGACTTCTGCTGTGCTGGATCTCTGATCGCCTACGGGGCTCTCCTGGGGAAAGTAAGCCCTGTCCAGCTGATGATTGTCACCTTATTTGGTGTCACACTTTTTGCTGTGGAGGAATACATCATCCTTGACCTCCTTCATGTGAGTCTCGGCAGCCACATTAAAAATTTGAACTTTCCTTCTGAGtttaaaaattgtattgtggggatttgcatttctgtttttctgcccaTTTAAAAAAGCGTAATTattttcacagtgcagagatgcTGGTGGCTCCATGGTCATTCACACCTTTGGAGGGTACTATGGTTTGGCCATCTCCTGGGTGCTGTACCGACCAAACCTGAACTTAAGTAAACGTCTCAATGGGTCTGTCTACCACTCTGATCTGTTTGCTATGATTGGTGAGTAAATGGAAAATTACAGAGTTTGCCAAACTCTGTATTTTGTTTAACCCACCTAACATGTGTCCTTGCCTTTCTTACACCTTGCAGGTGCACTGTTCCTGTGGATGTTCTGGCCCAGTTTTAACTCGGCCATCACAAACCACGGTGCTGGACAGCATAGAACAGTCATCAACACTTACCTTTCCCTCGCTGCCTGTGTTCTTACCACTTTCGCCATCTCCAGTATGGgtcaaaagaaaggaaaattgGACATGGTATGGCACACAAAGGGAAATGATACAGAAGCTTATGAAATCGACTTATTTATGAACGCTAATGTTCCACTTTTATCTGACAGGTACATATCCAGAATGCCTCTCTGGCTGCTGGGGTTGCAATGGGGACATCAGCAGAGTTTATGATCACTCCTTACGGTTCAATCATTGTGGGTTTCTGCTGTGGTATCATCTCCACCTTTGGGTACTTATATGTCACGGTGAGTGATGCCATTCTTTAACCCCCTAGCTTCTGTTCTGAGAGATTTTTGTGTTCTGGTGTTATCataggaaaaacaaagaaagaagcagTGACATGCAAAAACTGCTGTGCGGAAATCAGGAGTCTGATAAGAACAATGAGGAAGAATTTTAAGAGCAGTCACTGCATGGTTTTAATATTAAGTATAGGATGAATACTTTACAATAAATGGAAGCAAGGTGTGGTGACTGTGAAATTGATGCCATCCAATTGACAAATTGATGAATAAAAGATCACTGACACAGGctattagtaaaaaaaaaaaaaagactgctaATTAGTTGtgactttatttttctcagCCCTTTTTGGAGAAAAGGCTCAAGCTCCAGGATACATGTGGCATCCACAACTTGCATGCCGTGCCAGGGATGCTCGGTGGCTTCGTAGGTGCCATAGTTGCTGCAGCAGCTACTGAAGAGGTCTATGGCAAAGAGGGGTGAGTGACAAACGCTAATACACATAAAACTTGGAATTCAAAAACTGACCAGACCTGTTTACTGACTACTTCTAGGGATACACACGCCCAGTTATTCAGCCTCCTTTTTTGAAAGACTCACATTAACTATGCAGTGACATTTGAACTTTCTACTTCAGTTAtgattagtgctgtcagcgttaatctcactaaaatgacgttaacggaGAGTTGCCGCGTTAAtgtggttatttttttttagcgagattaacgctgacagcacaagTTGTGATGTGTTGAAAATGCACCGAAATTCAagagttgttgtttgtttgttgttgttttttttttcctgtgcaggCTGGTCGAGACATTTGGCTTGAGTGGCAAGTTTGAAAACAGGAGTATGTCAACGCAGGGAGCCTACCAGGCTGCTGGCACATGTGTAGCAATTGCATTTGGACTGGTTGGAGGAGTCTGTGTTGGTGAGTTTCATAACAtcatttttgctttcacttggaaagatttatttcttttttaaagaactccatgaagtatttaaaaacaacatttatgcAGAATTTTAAGAAAACTagataaaatgaaaatcagGAAAGGCTATTGTGACTATTTTTGAGAcacccttttt comes from Astatotilapia calliptera chromosome 1, fAstCal1.2, whole genome shotgun sequence and encodes:
- the LOC113023457 gene encoding LOW QUALITY PROTEIN: ammonium transporter Rh type C 2-like (The sequence of the model RefSeq protein was modified relative to this genomic sequence to represent the inferred CDS: deleted 1 base in 1 codon), which encodes MLTASLKSQLSEDLPEERSEHRQKKVIKMGNCCERAGNFFGPQNNTYIRVSLPAVCFVWQIAMVILFGVFIRYDEESDEKGWHEFKRSHNITSNIENDFYFRYPSFQDVHVMIFVGFGFLMTFLKRYSFGGVGFNFLIAAFGLQWALLMQGWFHSLDPVTGKITIGIESLINADFCCAGSLIAYGALLGKVSPVQLMIVTLFGVTLFAVEEYIILDLLHCRDAGGSMVIHTFGGYYGLAISWVLYRPNLNLSKRLNGSVYHSDLFAMIGALFLWMFWPSFNSAITNHGAGQHRTVINTYLSLAACVLTTFAISSMGQKKGKLDMVHIQNASLAAGVAMGTSAEFMITPYGSIIVGFCCGIISTFGYLYVTPFLEKRLKLQDTCGIHNLHAVPGMLGGFVGAIVAAAATEEVYGKEGLVETFGLSGKFENRSMSTQGAYQAAGTCVAIAFGLVGGVCVGFILRFPLWGDPADDFCFDDEAYWELPEDEETIPPVLEYNNHMINKHQDTHESQFSLEES